The genome window TTTGTAGTTTCTCAAAGTTTCTACCAAAAACTTGACACAATGAAAGATAAGAATGACCGTTACTTGCTTCAAGATTCAATCACTTCTGCTTCTGGTAAAGTGTTCCTTGGACGTCCAGTATTTGTAGTATCTGATACAACTCTTGGAGCTGAAGGTGAAGCACATGCCTTTATCGGTGATATCCAACGTGCTGTACTCTTTGCAGATCGTCAAGAATTAGGTCTCCGTTGGACTGATAACGAAATCTACGGTCAATACTTGCAAGCGGTTGTACGCTTTGATGTTAAGAAAGCTGATGCGAAAGCTGGTTACTTCGTAACTATGCCCTAATACTCCCCCAATTAGCGGGGGTGTCTCACGGTCAGCGGTAACTCTAGCAGTACCAACCGCAAGTAGCACCAAAGCCGACATCATGGCTTATCTCGATAGCAAAGGAATCACATACAGTTCGTCACAAACCAAAGAGCAATTACTTGCATTGATTGGAGCGTGATAGCATGGCTGTAACGGATTTAGAAGATGTGAAACTTTATTGCAAAATTGATTTTGACTTTGAGGATCAAATGCTTGAAGAAATGATCGAAGCTGCAGAAGATGAAATCTGTTTTGCTATCGGAAATGATGTAACTCCTCAAGATTTAGCTAAATATGCTAAGTTTACACTTGCCGTTAAAAAGCAAGTGAAAGAGGAATACGAACATCGTGGCTTGTCTGCTGACACACAACGGCATGGACTTGCTAACGGTGTACTTAATATTATCCATCAACTACGCACACGGAGGGAACTCGATGATCACAAGAAAAATGAATCACAGAGTCACGTTCTTCCGTGAGATCGGAGGTCAAAATGAAGATGGTGAGGTTGTCTCTCCATCTCGCAAAAACCTCTATACTTGCTGGGCGGAGGTTGCTAAAACTTCCTTGAAAGACTTTCAAGAGGGGGCAAACCAGACGGCCAACAAGAAAGCTAAAGGAATTGTTTCTTCGAGCGAATTAAAAACCTTGTATATTCGTCACAATCCAGAACGACCATTTGATAGCTCAGATCATGTTGAATTTAACGGGTTTGAATATGATATCGTATCGGTCGATGTGGATGAATCATCATTTGACATGGATAAGATCAGCATCAAGAGGCGGACATGACGAAAGGTCTGGATCAGATTTTATCACGACTGAATGAATTGCAAGTCAAAGCTCCAAAGGCTGCACGATCTGCGGTTAAGGAAGCAGCAGACGAAACAGAACAGATTTTAAAACGAAATACTCCTGTTTATTTTGTTATGGATAATGTCCATGCCAAAGATGATACGAAAGTAACCAGTTTTAAAGGCGGTGACCACGGTTTAATCTCGAAAGATATCGGCTTTGGTCGTGCTACTGGATGGCGGATACACTTTCCAGACGATGGTACGAAATACCAAAAAGCACAAGGATTTGAAGAAAAGACAATTAATGAAGCAACACCAATTGTAAAGGAAATATACGCTACGAAAGTAAAGGAGGGATTGGGATTGTGACAGTAGAAACAATAGCTTATAAGTTATTAAGCAACGATGAAGAACTGAATAACTTACTCGATAAGTTACGAGGGAAGAAATTCGGTCTTGGATTTAAACAAGGCATTTTTACTTATGATATCCCAGAGCGACCTACGAATGCTTTGAGTAAGGAGCTTGCTCCATTTATGCGTATCTATCCAACTTATGAGAATGATGTTGAGTTTGCAGATGATAAAGCCATCTCGACAGAACACAGGATCACAATTAACTATTGGTGCTTGAACGCTAAGCAGTCTGAACAGATTGCTGAATTGATGGATAAGATTTTAGAAGGTAACGGCTTTGAACGTTACACAACTAATGAACTGCCAAGATACAGAGACAACGATATTGACTTACTAGTAAATGTAAGAAAGTATCGTTTTTTTGATTGGCAACTTGAAAAACTAAGAAACGAGGATTAATGAATGTCTAAAGTTAAATTTGGATTGCGTGGATTTGAATTTGGTGAAGTTAATGCTGAAAACAAAGTCCCAACAACTATGAAATTGACTGGTATGAAGTCTGCCAAGATTGATATCACGAACGAACTTGTAACGATTGCTGCCGATGATGGACCATACGTAGTATTGTCATCTGGTATCACAGGTACACAGTTGGAAATCTCAGTACTTGACTTGCCAACAGAAGCACGTAAGGTATTATACGGTATCGAAGTTAAAGACGGTATGGAAGTCTACAATAAGAACCTCACTCCAAAAGATGTGGCTTGCTGCTTCCGTACATCTACAGAAGATGGTAAAGCTATCTGGATCGGTCTTCTCAAAGGTAAATTCTCTCTTCCTGGCATGGAAACTGAAACCAAAGACGGTTCACCAGCACCTAAAGAAGACAGCGTAACAGGTAACTTTGTAGCCCGTGGTGACGATGAAAACGGTGATGTAATGATCATCGCCCGTGAAGATAACCCAGCGTTCAATTTGGAAAAATTCCGTGCTGCAGTCTTCCCAAAGTCGTAAGCGCCGCACCAGCTAGTGCTGTAGGCGCAGGATAATCACTTTCTAAGCATGGATTTTATTTCCATGCTTTTTATTTTTATTTAAGGAGTAGGAAATGTATACAATCAAGCTAAAAATCGGTGGAATTGATAAAGAATTTACCAAAGAATATATCAATGTAGAGGATAATCTACTAGCAACTGAGCAAAACGTGCGACAATCAGCACTTATCCAAGACCCTAAAAAGGCGAATGATCCAAAAGAAAATCGCAAACTAAATGAAGCATATCTAAAAATGTTTGTTGATATGTTTGGCGGTCAGTTTAAAGTCGAAGATTTGAAGCAAGCAGATATCGCGATTTTAAAAACACTTGAAAAAATCTATCTCGCAGCGCTTGGAATCAAAGAAGAAGTGATCGAAGATCTTGATGGTGAAGATGAAAAAAAGGGATAAGCCCAGAAGAAGCGCGTGATAATCTTTTAATCTGGTTTCAAGAGCTGATGCAACAAGGGTATACGATCCTTGAAATTAAACAGATGCGACTATCTGACTTTGATTTAATGGTGAAAGCCTTTGAGACGAAGAAAGAGGAAGCAGAAAAAGAGACCACGCTTGATAAAGCATTTCCACTTCTATTTGGTTAAGAAAGGAGGATAAATGGCTAGTAATTTAGGTGAATTAGTAGCAACTGCATCGCTGGATATCCAACCATTCATTGGGAATACCAAGCAATTAAGCTCTTATATGCGTGGTCTGGATCGTTCCTTATCTGCGATGGAAAAATCCTTTAAAAATGTTGGTAAAGGCGGTAAGAACCTAACTGGAATGAAAACCGTATTGGGTGAAACTGCTAACAGCATTAAAGCCTATGAAGGCATTTTGAAGCAACAATCAGAACACTATAATAATCTAAAGTCAAAGATTGGTGATTTGAGTAGTGCGAGTGCAAAGAACAAAGAAGATTTGCTAGGCGCACGTAATGCGATGTTGCAGACCGCTACCACCTTGTCAGATTTGAGGGGGCGGTATGCTGACCTCACTAAAGAAATTAATATCCAGTCCAGCAAATGGACACAAGTTGGAAACAGCTTGCATTCGTTTGGCGAGAAGATGCAGGGTATTGGCAAGAATATGCAAAGTGTTGGATCGACACTTACCAAAGGCTTGACTGTACCATTGCTTGCTGGGGCTGGAGTGGCAGTTAAGGCTGCGATTGATTATGAGAGCGCGTTTGCTGGCGTTAAAAAAACAGTGGACGGAACTCCACAACAGTTCACTCAGTTATCTAACAGTATCCGTGAAATGGCTAAAGAAATGCCATCTAGTGCGGTTGAAATTGCACACGTAGCAGAAGCAGCAGGGCAGTTGGGTGTACCAATTGGTGCGATTAAAGACTTCTCAAAAACAATGATTAATTTGGGAGTGTCTACCAACCTAAGCTCCGAAGAAGCTGCATCGTCAATCGCTAAAATCGGTAATATCATGCAAGTGTCTGGTAAAGACCTTGGTACATGGTCGGCTCACTTTGGATCTTCACTTGTAGATTTGGGTAACCATTTTTCAACAACTGAACGTGATATTGTCGAAATGACCAACCGTTTAGCAGCAGGCGGTAAGCTCGCTGGTCTGACCACACCAGAAATTTTAGGTCTTGCAACTGCCATGAGTAGTGTAGGGATTGAAGCAGAAGCGGGTAAACAATTCTGCCCGTCTACTTGGAAACAAGTAGCATAAAAAATTAAGTGAATTCATGGAAAATCTAAGGTGTTTATGATATAATTAAGTAGTGGATAGGGTAGCTCCCGAAAAGCAAGTTCCCGCTTGCCTTCCATATTTTATAAGGGAATTTTTACTGGGGGGTAAAAATGATGGGTGTTAATAAAACACATGAACAATTTGTTAATGAAGTCAAAAGCCTTGTGGATGAAGAGTATTCTGTTTTAGGTGTGTATTCAAAAGCGCACAATAAAATAGAAATGAAACATAACAAATGTGGTTATGTTTTTAACGTAAGACCAAGCGCTTTTTTATATGGCACTAGATGTCCTAAGTGTGCAAGAAACATAAAAAAGACGACTGAAGAATTTAAACAAGAAATTAAAAATCTTGTTGGTGATGAGTATGAAGTTGTGTCGGATTATGTTTCAGGTCACATAAAAGTAAAAATGTTTCACAATAAATGTAATAGGACTTACGAAGTAACTCCTGGGCATTTCTTAACAACTGGAAGGCGGTGTCCGTACTGCAAAGGCGGTATAAGAGTTAAGGACTACGACTTCAGCGAGGAAGTTAAGAAAGAAACAAATGGTGAGTATGAAGTATTGAGCGAATATACAAATAATCGCACACCTTTAAAAATGCTTCACAAAACTTGTGGAACACAATGGGAAATCAGACCATACAACTTCAAAAACGGCAAAAGGTGTCCTAATTGTAATCAAAGTCACGGTGAAAAAACCATCGAGTCGATTTTAAAAAAAAATAATATAAATTTTAAAATCCAGTGGAAAACCGCTGATTGTAAAAACATAAGAAGTTTACCTTTTGACTTTGCTATCTTTGAAAATAATAAAGTTATTCAACTGATAGAATTTCAAGGAGAGCAACATTATAGAGTTGTTGAATACTTTGGAGGAAAGAAAGGTTTTCTTTCCAGAGTTAGAAATGACAAAATAAAAAGAGATTATTGTGAAAAGAATAATATACCTTTATTAGTAATTGATTATCACGATAATATCGAAGAAAAAATAAACACTATGACAATCATGAGCCAAGCCTGTACGGAAACGGCAGGAAGGTGCAACGACTAGATAAAGTAATCTAAACAAAAAGCAATCTAATTTTAGGTTGCTTTTTTGCATGACGAAATATCCACGAGCGCTTAACACCTTAGCGAATAAAGTCGAAGGTGATGATATAGTCTGAACTTATAGGAAACTATGAGAAGTTAGGATAAAGAGCCTAACGATAACATAATTGGGAACTGCAATGACTCAGACCCTTACTGGTATTGGTAAAGCCGTGTCTGGTGTAGGTAAAGGAGCAAAAGAAAAACTTGAAGTTATCGCACAAACAGCAGGAATGACTGCGGAACAATTTTCTACCGCTTGGAAACAGAAACCAGCGGAAGCCTTGCAATCATTTATTAAAGGCTTACAACGCGCCCATGATGAAGGCAAGAATATGGATGGCATTCTTGATGAACTTGGAATGACAGGTATTCGTCAAGGGAATATGCTGAAATCTCTAGCTTCTGCATCAGACAAGATGAGTGAGGCAGTCAGTCGCTCTAATACCGCTTGGAAAGAAAATAACGCACTTACTAATGAAGCAAGTAAACGCTACGAAACCACAGAATCACAACTTAAAATTTTTAAGAATAAACTTACTGACATTGCTATTGAGTTTGGTGGTCCACTCTTAAAAGCGCTAAATAGTAGTTTGGACGCTGCTAAACCGTGGTTACAAACTCTATCAGACATGGCTAAGAAGTTTAGTGAAATGTCAACAGAGCAACAGCAAAGCATTTTAATGTGGGGTGCTTTTGCTGCTGCAATTGGCCCAGCGCTTAAAGTGTTGGGTACTGGCGCAAGTGTCATCAGTGTTTTTGCTAAAGGAATTGGTACAGTCGCTAGAGGAATTGGTAAATTTAGCGGTGTACTAAAATCTGTTTCTGAGGGTAATGGATTTATCAACAGCTTAAAAGGAATGGCTACTGGTATGACTGCTACTGGTACGGCTGCAGAGAGTGCTGCTGCAAGTACAGGATTGTGGAGTGCGGCGGTTGGGTTGTTAGGTAATCCAGTTACTTGGGGTGTCTTGGCTGGTGGTGCTGCATTAATTGGTATCGGCATCATCGCCAAAGAAATGGCAGAAGCCAACGAACGTACGCAAACGTGGGGTACGAGCGTAAGCAAACTACAAGATCAAGAGTTGTCACGCTTGAAATCCAAAGTCGATGAAGTGCATCAAGCAACAGTTGGATTTGGTCAAGGTGGCGCACAAGCGGTTGAGAATGTACGTAAGAGCGTACAGGGACTTGCTGATGATATCCAAAAAGCGATTGACAAAGACCTTGAAAAAACTCTTAAAGGTCTTGAAAAAGTTGGTGCGAGTGAAACAATCCAAAAACGTGCTGTAGCGCAAGCAGAACAGCAAAAGAAAAACATCCAGTCGATGACAGATGAGATTGTGCAGATTTATCAAAACGCATCTGACCAACACAGAAAGATCACTCGCGAAGAACAAGCGATTATCTACGACTACGAAAATCAATTTATTGATAAACAATTATCATTGCAGAAATATTCTGCTGATGAACGTACTGCCATCATGAAAGCCATGAATGGCCAGATTAGTGATCTAAATGAAACTCAACTACGCAAAGGTACAGGGGTTGTAGCTAAATGGCTCAAAGAGGAACAGAAGCTCTATGATGAGCAAGTGACTGCATTGAAAGATGCTCACGAAAAGGGGATTTATAGCCAGTCCGAATACAACAAGGAAATGGAAAAACTAAATGCCCAACACAAGTCCAAGATGGAAGCATTTGGCCGTGAGTATGCAGCATTGCAACAAGAATGGAGTAAAAAAGTCCCTCTTAATTTTGGCGATGATCGACAACGTCAATTGTACTTTGATCAAATGCGTAAGAGTTGGGCAGAGCTTGGACTTGACTACGACAAGATGATGGCCAAGGCAGACCAATTCGCCGACATCGTGGGTCGTTCGTCTGGTATGGTTGCTAAGAGCGTGCAAAATATGTCACAGGAGACCAAAGATGCCAACAATATCTGGAATGGATTAGTATTTGATCCTAAGACTGGACAAGTCAAGACCAATGCGCAAGAGGAAGTAACTAAAGCGCTCCAAGCTGAAAATGGCTGGGAGAATATGCAGTTTATCCTCAAGCACGCAAATCTTGAAACAAATGCTAAGATGACAATCGGACAAGCATTGGTCGAGGTTGGCAAGTGGGATAGCTTAACCCCACAAGAGAAAGAGTTAGTAGTCGGTAACAACCAAGGTATGAAAGCCGTCCTTGATAGTAAAACATTGCTGGAACAGTACAACGCTATGCCAGCGGAAGTCAAAGAACTCTTGATGAAGAACACTGACTTTCTCTCATCTGGTGAACGTGCTACAGCAATCATCGAACGCTGGAATACACTCACACCAGAGCAGAAAGAACTGATCTTAAAGGATGCTGCAAGTGATAAAGCCGAACGTGTACGACTAGCAGTCGACTCACTAACTGGTATGGCCCACGTAGTCAATTTGGATGCAGAAGATAAGACCAAGAGCGCTATCGCTAGTGCGATGTCTAGCATCTTAACGTTACCAACTGACCATAAGACGGATTTGATTGCAACTCCAGACGGTGTTACCCTTGGAACTAACCAAGCTATGGGCGCTTTGGGATTGTATAACGGATTCGCAGTACCTACAAAACAATTTACTGCCGATGCAAGTAACGCAACTAACGCTGCTAACCAAGCAATTGCTAAACAGCAAGAGTGGAATAGTACACCTAGTCCAGTTAAACCGCAGTTGGGTGATCCAACTGGTGCGATAACTGCTGCACGGCAAGCTATTGAAAATCAAAACGCTTGGAATAGCACTCCAAGTCCTATCAAGGGCATCAATGCACAAGATAATACTGCAGGCCCTGTTTGGAGCGCTCAATCAAATATCAATAGCGTTCAAGGTAAGACAGTATACATTGATGTCGTAAGGCGGATGATTGGTGGAGCAGCAGCCGCGATTGGTTTTAAAGATGGTACAGACTACCACGAAGGTGGACTTGCAATGGTCAATGACCAACGTGGTACGCTCTACAAAGAAATGGTCACACTACCAGACGGAAGCTCATTTATCCCAGAAGGTCGTAACGTGATCCTTGATCTTCCAAGAGGATCAAAGGTCATGCGTGCTGGTTTGACTAAAAACTTTATGCGTGAATTAGGTATACCGAACTTTGCAGACGGTGCAGGTTGGAAACGTTCGGAAGTTGCGAACGTTACACAACGAATTAAGAATGTTAACGAATGGAAACGGAATAATGAACAGCGTGACCTTGTACCGTTTATTCAAGAGTTGATTGACCAAGTTAAACGCGGTAACAATCGTGATGAACGACCAAACCAAAATTATACCTTGAATGTGCATGGAAATAGCACTGGACAAGATTTGACACCAGAATTTATGAAGCGCTTAATGCGCGAACTAGCATACTATACTAATCAGGAAGGAAGGGGATTAGCTTGACGACATTTACTTTCAACGGAAAGAAAAACACTGAGTTCGGTTTACGAATAGCAGAAGGCAAGAAGATCACTACTTCCAGCCTTGATGTGGAGCGCGTGACAGTAGCAGGGAGAGACGGTGAGTTATTGATAAGTAATAACCGTCTTAATTCTGCTGAATTGAGCTTTCCAGTGAATTTTGTAAAAGAAAAAGGCTTGATCGCTACAGAAGTTTATAAAATTTCTGAATGGTTAAATGTGGCAGGTTATAAGGATTTAACTATCTCCTATGATCCAGATTTTATCTATCGTGCTGCATACCTTGAAACGTTTAGTATTGAAGAAACCATGCGACAATTTGGGAAAACAACAATTAATTTTGTGTGCTATCCAGTCAAATTCTACAAGCAAGGGCATACCACTCAGAAATTAATGAATGGTGCGACACTTAACGGTATGGGTAACGTTAACGCAAAACCTATTATCACGCTTGTGGGCAGTGGCGACTGTACACTAACTATTAATGGACGCAAGACTAAGTTGCGAGACGTACAAGGTAAGATAACACTTGATATGCAAGCTAACCAAGTATACAAGGACAATCTTCCAGCGTGGGACAAGGTTGTGCGGTCTCCACAATTTCAGATGCCATATCTTGACTATGGTCGTAACCTCATTAGCTGGGACGGCAGTTTTACTGCTGAGATGATCCCGAATTGGGGGGTTAAGTTATGAGACCTATACTATTTAATAAAAGTGAGACTGCTTTTGACACTTACGGTCTGGGTGAGCTTAACGTAACCAAGGGTACAGTCACACGGGAACGTAACGGGAATTATACGCTATATGCTGAAATTCCCGTGAGCGATCCAATGGTAGCAAGCATTGAGAAAGAAATGAAGCTCAAGGCAGACGCTGGATTAAGGACGAAGAACCAAACGTTTGAAATCTCTCGTATCGTCAAGGATAGCAGTAACATTGTTAAGATTTACGGCCAGCACATCAGTCACAAACTGGAATATATGGTATTGCGAAATGCCACTGCATTTAATGGATCAGCATTTAGCGCACTATCTATTTGGAGAGGTGCGCTTATTGGTGATCTAACATTTGATGTATGGTCGGATATTCAAACCACTGGTAAGGGTGTATTTGATATCTCTAAAATGGAGAATGCCCGTCTTGCACTTGGTGGTGTTGAGGGGTCTATCCTTGATATCTACGGTGGGGAATACGAGTTTGACAATATGACCGTGCGACTGCATAAGCAGTTAGGTCGTACTGCACCAACTGTATTAGAGTACGGCAGAAATATCTTATCTGCTGAACTTGATGAAACAATCGAGAGTGCATACACTAGTGTGTTACCGTTTGCGACTTATACACCAGACAAACCAGAGGGTGATACGAGCGATAGTCAACCAGACCCTATCACGGTTACTATCCCAGAAAACTATATAGATAGTAAGTACAAATCTCTATACGCTCATCGCAGAATTAAAGTCGTAGACTTTTCTAGCGAATTTAAATCTGATAGCAAGAGTAAGGATATCCCAACACCCGATAAATTGCGTAAAATCGCTATTGATTACATGG of Streptococcus sp. S5 contains these proteins:
- a CDS encoding head-tail connector protein; this encodes MAVTDLEDVKLYCKIDFDFEDQMLEEMIEAAEDEICFAIGNDVTPQDLAKYAKFTLAVKKQVKEEYEHRGLSADTQRHGLANGVLNIIHQLRTRRELDDHKKNESQSHVLP
- a CDS encoding distal tail protein Dit — protein: MTTFTFNGKKNTEFGLRIAEGKKITTSSLDVERVTVAGRDGELLISNNRLNSAELSFPVNFVKEKGLIATEVYKISEWLNVAGYKDLTISYDPDFIYRAAYLETFSIEETMRQFGKTTINFVCYPVKFYKQGHTTQKLMNGATLNGMGNVNAKPIITLVGSGDCTLTINGRKTKLRDVQGKITLDMQANQVYKDNLPAWDKVVRSPQFQMPYLDYGRNLISWDGSFTAEMIPNWGVKL
- a CDS encoding HK97-gp10 family putative phage morphogenesis protein; translation: MTKGLDQILSRLNELQVKAPKAARSAVKEAADETEQILKRNTPVYFVMDNVHAKDDTKVTSFKGGDHGLISKDIGFGRATGWRIHFPDDGTKYQKAQGFEEKTINEATPIVKEIYATKVKEGLGL
- a CDS encoding head-tail adaptor protein — encoded protein: MITRKMNHRVTFFREIGGQNEDGEVVSPSRKNLYTCWAEVAKTSLKDFQEGANQTANKKAKGIVSSSELKTLYIRHNPERPFDSSDHVEFNGFEYDIVSVDVDESSFDMDKISIKRRT
- a CDS encoding phage tail tape measure protein → MTQTLTGIGKAVSGVGKGAKEKLEVIAQTAGMTAEQFSTAWKQKPAEALQSFIKGLQRAHDEGKNMDGILDELGMTGIRQGNMLKSLASASDKMSEAVSRSNTAWKENNALTNEASKRYETTESQLKIFKNKLTDIAIEFGGPLLKALNSSLDAAKPWLQTLSDMAKKFSEMSTEQQQSILMWGAFAAAIGPALKVLGTGASVISVFAKGIGTVARGIGKFSGVLKSVSEGNGFINSLKGMATGMTATGTAAESAAASTGLWSAAVGLLGNPVTWGVLAGGAALIGIGIIAKEMAEANERTQTWGTSVSKLQDQELSRLKSKVDEVHQATVGFGQGGAQAVENVRKSVQGLADDIQKAIDKDLEKTLKGLEKVGASETIQKRAVAQAEQQKKNIQSMTDEIVQIYQNASDQHRKITREEQAIIYDYENQFIDKQLSLQKYSADERTAIMKAMNGQISDLNETQLRKGTGVVAKWLKEEQKLYDEQVTALKDAHEKGIYSQSEYNKEMEKLNAQHKSKMEAFGREYAALQQEWSKKVPLNFGDDRQRQLYFDQMRKSWAELGLDYDKMMAKADQFADIVGRSSGMVAKSVQNMSQETKDANNIWNGLVFDPKTGQVKTNAQEEVTKALQAENGWENMQFILKHANLETNAKMTIGQALVEVGKWDSLTPQEKELVVGNNQGMKAVLDSKTLLEQYNAMPAEVKELLMKNTDFLSSGERATAIIERWNTLTPEQKELILKDAASDKAERVRLAVDSLTGMAHVVNLDAEDKTKSAIASAMSSILTLPTDHKTDLIATPDGVTLGTNQAMGALGLYNGFAVPTKQFTADASNATNAANQAIAKQQEWNSTPSPVKPQLGDPTGAITAARQAIENQNAWNSTPSPIKGINAQDNTAGPVWSAQSNINSVQGKTVYIDVVRRMIGGAAAAIGFKDGTDYHEGGLAMVNDQRGTLYKEMVTLPDGSSFIPEGRNVILDLPRGSKVMRAGLTKNFMRELGIPNFADGAGWKRSEVANVTQRIKNVNEWKRNNEQRDLVPFIQELIDQVKRGNNRDERPNQNYTLNVHGNSTGQDLTPEFMKRLMRELAYYTNQEGRGLA
- a CDS encoding major tail protein — encoded protein: MSKVKFGLRGFEFGEVNAENKVPTTMKLTGMKSAKIDITNELVTIAADDGPYVVLSSGITGTQLEISVLDLPTEARKVLYGIEVKDGMEVYNKNLTPKDVACCFRTSTEDGKAIWIGLLKGKFSLPGMETETKDGSPAPKEDSVTGNFVARGDDENGDVMIIAREDNPAFNLEKFRAAVFPKS